A stretch of DNA from Microlunatus sp. Gsoil 973:
TTGACGACCATTTCGCCGCACCCTTCCTTGCGCTCGACGGTCTTGCCCCACGGCGTCTCGGCGTTGTCCGGGATGTCGGTCACGCCGTAGCCGTTGGGATTGGACTCGCTGGCTGCCGAGATGTGTGCTGCGTGGTAGACATCCCGGATCGCGTTGGCGCATTTCCGCTCCGCCGCCCAGAGCTGTTCCTGTTGATCATTTGTCCGGCGGATCAGCGCATTGTTCGCGTCGACGGTCGCCTGATCGGAGTCCCAGTCGACTTCTTCGGGCTCGGCCGGCAGGGAGCCGCCCGCGTACGGGTTGTAGCCGCCGCTGGCCTGTTTGGTGATCTTGCCGTCGTGGATCCCGGAAAGGAAGGCCGACGCATCGCTTCGGATCTTGGCGACAGCGGCCTTGATGGTCCGCACCTCGCCGGCGAAGGTCTCCAGTGCAGTGGCGACCTTGCCCATGTCCGTGCCGAAATCGGTGGCCGCCTTCTGGGCGGGCTGGATGGCGCTGAACAGTGTGTCCTGCTCCGGCGCGTGGTAGCCCTTCTTCAGGCCGGACCAGGCCTTCGCCACGTTGCCGCCGGTGGTGGAGACATTCGAACCGACGCCGCGGATCCTGCCGGCGGCACTCTCGATCGCCTCGGGGTTCATGTTGTCCCCGGGCATCGTTGCGGTGTTGATCGGATCAGCCATGAGTCACGTTGTCCTTCGAGCCGCAGCTCAGTGCGGGATCTTGCTGACTTTCCCCTGGGCGGCGTTCTTCTGGTAGGTCTGCATCATCTCCAGGTCGCCCTCGACATAGGCCGTGGTCGCCGCGGCAGCACCGGTCAGGCACGCCTTGATGTGGGTGCTCATGCTGTTCAGAGCCGTCTTCTCGTGCTCGAACAGGCCATTCAGCGCGGGGACGATCGCGCCGCTGTTCCCGCAGGCACCCGCCGCAGCCGAGACATGACCGGACATCGGCTGCAGATCCTTCTCGAAGCCCTCGGCGGCCTTGCTCGTCGCCTTCAACGTTGCCGACACCTCGGTGGTGGAGATGTTGTACTTGGACATGGGTCAGACAGTCCTTGTCACAGGTGTGAATGAGTCGGGCGGCGTCCGGCGGTGCGTCAGACGATGTTGGCGACGGCCTGACCGGCCCGCTTCAGCGCGGCGAGGGCGGTCTCGTCGTTCTGCTGCAGGGACTGGCGAAGCAGCCGGATGATGTCGCGTACCTGGCCGGCCTTCGCATGCCACTGCTGTTCCTTGCCCTGGTACTCCTCGGACACGCCGGTGGCCAGGTAATGGGACATCGCAGCCTTGACCTGCTGGTCACGCAGGTTCAGCAGCGACTCGAGCTGGTTGGCGACGGTGTTGAAGTTGGTCTGCGCGTCACCGGAGCTGTCGGTGTTGTACGCGCGATCTCCCGGAGCGGGAAGAACCATGATCATTTCTCCTGGAAGCTTGGAAGGTGGGGAATGGGGCCGGGCCTACACAGCTGTGCGGCCGGAGACTCCGCTGAATCGGGCGGCGTCGAAGTTCGCCGATGCCATCAGTGCGTGGGTCTGGTCATGCTGTTCGGCGACACCCTGGGCGAACGCCGAATCCTGCCCACCGACACCGGCCAGCACCGACCGCAACGCGGCGTTGAGA
This window harbors:
- a CDS encoding pore-forming ESAT-6 family protein encodes the protein MVLPAPGDRAYNTDSSGDAQTNFNTVANQLESLLNLRDQQVKAAMSHYLATGVSEEYQGKEQQWHAKAGQVRDIIRLLRQSLQQNDETALAALKRAGQAVANIV
- a CDS encoding DUF6507 family protein, whose amino-acid sequence is MSKYNISTTEVSATLKATSKAAEGFEKDLQPMSGHVSAAAGACGNSGAIVPALNGLFEHEKTALNSMSTHIKACLTGAAAATTAYVEGDLEMMQTYQKNAAQGKVSKIPH